In Mytilus galloprovincialis chromosome 1, xbMytGall1.hap1.1, whole genome shotgun sequence, the following are encoded in one genomic region:
- the LOC143084968 gene encoding receptor-type tyrosine-protein phosphatase epsilon-like, with amino-acid sequence MYGNVLSVLKYKIMVEDLKTAIHEKQKGEDFKKEYAILQKGLLYPHVEGSKDDNKVKNRFLSLWPYDHSRVVLEGDTAYDYINASYIDNYEKEKAYIAAQGPNNETVRDFWHMIWQEKVGKVVMVTQLKENQKTKCAQYWPKSVTKPLAVNNYIVTLKEERKHTVYVYRLLTVLNKNDTNEKERKIHHFHFTQWPDHGVPDSIKLVSFYRKVKIEKCYQNGLMVVHCSAGVGRTGTFIAIDALYENGKNVGYVNVMECIEMMRKDRMNMVQTYEQYEAVFEALLELFTVPETSIPKTDFCKYISDQEHKTVPRNQNMYKVEFQRLETLRPMYLQSAHTAATSKENIPKNSAKKIFPHDKYRPYLMSYGKTRNDYINAVTVPGYEENSKLFVTQCPLEKTVVDFWTMVYDHQSNIVVLLDQLNMNAPLWLKQHEVLEFDQFSIVQENVYNPDELQFTLRHENQGERKITVFTPNESNGTSDNVFPSNIILDLLKNVNDCWEENKGPITVVCSDGCSKSGVFVALRLILEKLAIDDEIDVFQVVRTIQVRRPEFLMNFDQYEYCYKCIKDHLENESLYANV; translated from the exons attttacaaAAAGGACTTCTTTATCCACATGTTGAAGGTTCAAAAGACGATAATAAAGTCAAAAACCGTTTTCTGTCATTATGGCCAT ATGATCATTCAAGAGTGGTTTTGGAGGGGGACACAGCGTATGATTATATAAATGCTAGTTATATTGat AACTATGAAAAAGAAAAGGCATACATAGCAGCACAAG GTCCGAACAACGAGACAGTGAGAGATTTCTGGCATATGATCTGGCAAGAAAAGGTTGGAAAAGTAGTGATGGTCACACagttaaaagaaaatcaaaag ACAAAATGTGCACAATACTGGCCTAAATCAGTTACAAAACCTCTGGCAGTAAACAACTATATAGTAACATTGAAGGAGGAAAGAAAACATACAGTATATGTGTACAGGTTATTAACAGTGTTGAACAAAAACGACACG AatgaaaaggaaagaaaaattcACCATTTTCATTTCACACAATGGCCTGACCATGGTGTTCCTGACAGCATTAAATTAGTCAGTTTTTACAGAAAAgtaaagattgaaaaatgttaCCAAAATGGTCTAATGGTTGTGCATTGTAG CGCTGGAGTTGGAAGAACTGGAACATTTATAGCTATTGATGCTTTGTATGAAAATGGCAAGAACGTTGGTTACGTAAATGTTATGGAATGTATCGAGATGATGAGGAAAGACAGAATGAATATGGTTCAAACTTAT GAACAATACGAAGCGGTCTTTGAAGCCTTACTAGAACTTTTTACTGTACCAGAAACGTCAATTCCGAAGACTGATTTCTGTAAATACATCTCGGATCAAGAACATAAGACTGTACCACGAAATCAGAATATGTATAAAGTAGAATTCCAG AGATTGGAAACCCTGCGACCCATGTATCTACAGTCAGCACATACTGCTGCAACATCAAAAGAAAATATTCCTAAAAATTCAGCAAAGAAAATATTTCCAC atGACAAGTATAGACCGTATTTAATGTCATATGGTAAAACACGTAATGATTACATCAACGCAGTGACTGTTCCC GGATACGAGGAGAATAGTAAGCTCTTCGTAACACAGTGTCCTCTAGAGAAAACTGTTGTTGATTTCTGGACAATGGTTTATGATCATCAATCTAACATAGTTGTTTTATTAGACCAGTTAAACATG AACGCTCCTTTGTGGTTAAAACAACATGAAGTGCTGGAGTTTGACCAATTCTCTATTGTGCAAGAAAACGTATACAATCCAGATGAGCTGCAGTTTACGTTGAGACATGAG AATCAAGGTGAAAGgaaaataactgtttttacacCAAACGAATCAAATGGAACAAGTGATAATGTGTTCCCTTCAAACATTATACTAGATCTTCTGAAAAATGTAAACGATTGCTGGGAAGAAAACAAAGGACCAATTACTGTTGTTTGCAG CGATGGCTGTAGTAAAAGTGGGGTATTTGTTGCTCTACGACTGATCTTAGAAAAACTAGCAATAGATGATGAGATTGATGTTTTTCAAGTAGTTAGAACAATACAAGTTAGACGACCGGAATTTCTTATGAATTTT GATCAGTATGAATATTGCTACAAGTGTATCAAGGACCATTTAGAAAACGAATCGCTTTATGCAAATGTATGA